CGAGGACCTCAACCCCAAGGCGTTCCTGCGCAAGCAGCTGGACAGCGACGAGCTGGGGCTGAAGGAGATCCGCAACGGCTTCGACCTGAAGAAGGAGATGGCCGAGGTCACGGACGCGGTCAACGGCCGCGACGGCGACGGCCCGTCCTCGTCCTCCCCCTCCTCCGGCGGACGCATCGACATGACCAAGAAGCCCGAGGACCCCGGCCCGGACGACCGGCCGCCCTTCGACGCGGACGCCACCTGACCCACCCGGTACCCGCGCGCGCGACGCGCCCGGCGCCCGGACCGCTTGCGTGACGCGTTTCACATCGCCGGTACGTGACACCCGCCGAGCCTCCCGCGCACCGCGCGTGGGGGCCGCTCTCGCGACCCACGCGCCGGGCGGTTTCCCGCCTGTCGTCAGCGGTGTGGATATGCTGCCGAGTTGTTGTGCGGACCGGACGAGTACGCCCGAAGGGGGGCGGGCCGCCCCGGTCCGACGAGAGCGAGGAGGCGTCCGGGCATATGGAGACGACAAGTCGGGTGGGCGCGCAGTCGCCGGCCGCGGAGGGCGGACACCAGTCCCTCTCCGCCCGGCGTACGGTCGACGCCTACCTGGAGGCGCCCTTCCCCTGGTACGGCCTCGACGAGGCCTTCACGGGGCCGCGCTGGCTGATGCAGGTCGGCACCGCGGCCGACGGGGCCGTGGAGCACGGTTCGATCGGGCACGGTGACGAGCCCTCCGTACGCAACGAGCACGTGGCCGCGTCGGCGGCGGACGAGCCCCGGGAGAAGTTCGCGGTCGTGGTGACCGTCGCCGCGAACCCGTCCCGCAGGAGCGCCGACGGCACGGGCCTGCTGGAGGCGACGTCGGTGTCCTCGGCGGCCTGGCTGGCCGGCGTGGGGCTGCTGTCCTTCACCTGGCCCGGCCAGATGGACCACAGCCTCCGCGACGACTGGCTGGACCAGCAGACGGAGACGGCGTGGGCCCTGGCCGACGACCTGGACGGCCCGGAGTGGTCCAGACTCTCCCTCCCGGTGGACGGCGTGCCCGCCGAGTTCCACTACCGGGAGTCGGAGTTCGGCTGGGTCCTGGCCGGCACCACCGGGGCCGGGGCCCATGTGGGGGCGTACGGGCGGGGGATGAGCGCGTACGGCCTCGGCTTCTCGATGATCAAGGACATCGCCGAGTACGCCTGAGAGAAGGGGGCGCCGTCACCACCGGCGCCCCCCCCGAACCCGCCTTCACGCGGTCACGGCCACCGGGTGGATCACGTCGGAACGACCGCTACCGCGACCGCGGCGGCGACCGTGCGGCGTAGGTTGAGAAGATCAGGACATGGTGGACTCACCCATGCACATCAACGCCCTCATCGTCGACGCCGTGGACCCCGAACGACTGGCCGTGTTCTGGTCCGAGCTGCTCGGCAGGCCGGTGGTGGGCCGAACCGGGCCGTACGTGTGGCTACGGCGCGAGAACGGTCTGGGCCTGGGCTTCCAGCGCTCCGCCGAGCCCAAGTCGGGCAAGAACCGGATGCACTTCGACATCACCTCACCCGATCCGGCCGCCGAGCAGCAGCGGGTCGAGGCGCTCGGCGGCCGCAGGCTCGAGCGGTACGCGGACGGAGGATTCCTGGTGATGGCCGACCCCGAGGGCAACGAGTTCTGCATCATCCCCGAGGGCCCCTTCGA
Above is a genomic segment from Streptomyces collinus Tu 365 containing:
- a CDS encoding sec-independent translocase — protein: MFNDIGPLELVTIIVIAVLVFGPDKLPKVIQDVTRTIRKIREFSESAKHDIRSELGPEFKDFEFEDLNPKAFLRKQLDSDELGLKEIRNGFDLKKEMAEVTDAVNGRDGDGPSSSSPSSGGRIDMTKKPEDPGPDDRPPFDADAT
- a CDS encoding VOC family protein, with protein sequence MVDSPMHINALIVDAVDPERLAVFWSELLGRPVVGRTGPYVWLRRENGLGLGFQRSAEPKSGKNRMHFDITSPDPAAEQQRVEALGGRRLERYADGGFLVMADPEGNEFCIIPEGPFELDDEGRAHYLS